A genomic window from Thermosinus carboxydivorans Nor1 includes:
- a CDS encoding benzoate/H(+) symporter BenE family transporter gives MEKGYSLRESLQILWANISAAGVGTGLVATLFSTLGPGVIVMNAAKQGGLTDAQAVSWLFGIYVFGGLSTMFMSLRYRIPVVIAYSIPGAVLLGKVLPQFTLNEAVGAYMLVGLATFTLTATGAIKKVVDHIPVPIMLGMVGGVLLSFGVSMFSAAIKTPSIYGVMLVVFFITMTFRRFSQKIPPIMIAMIAGAILLTSFGLVKPVSLNLQLAKPVFVIPDISLKAILNISVPLFFLVIGVQNIQAVGVLMAEGYKPPINAMYLVPSIGAFINGLVGAHPAVTAGPSTAICSSSAAGERKDMRFIAAFFEGVFWFLFALSAKVAIDAVKLVPSEFTAVLAGLAMFDVFGSAFKGAFSGQFRSGAVVAFFVAITNLSILNIGAPFWAIIFGVLTSLLLEKNDFKFANGNNGK, from the coding sequence ATGGAAAAAGGCTACAGCTTAAGAGAAAGCTTGCAAATATTATGGGCGAATATTAGTGCAGCTGGTGTGGGAACGGGTCTGGTAGCTACTTTATTCAGCACTCTTGGGCCCGGTGTAATCGTGATGAATGCCGCCAAACAGGGCGGACTGACAGATGCCCAGGCGGTTTCGTGGTTGTTTGGTATTTATGTTTTCGGCGGTCTTTCAACGATGTTTATGTCTTTGCGGTATCGTATTCCAGTCGTTATTGCTTATAGTATACCTGGTGCAGTGCTTTTAGGCAAAGTATTGCCACAATTTACGCTTAATGAAGCTGTCGGAGCTTATATGCTCGTTGGCTTGGCAACATTTACTCTTACTGCCACAGGAGCCATTAAAAAGGTTGTTGACCATATACCGGTTCCGATAATGCTTGGCATGGTCGGTGGCGTGCTGTTAAGTTTCGGTGTTAGCATGTTTTCCGCGGCAATTAAAACCCCTTCGATTTATGGCGTCATGCTGGTAGTCTTTTTTATCACTATGACGTTCCGGCGTTTTTCGCAGAAAATACCGCCCATTATGATCGCCATGATTGCCGGCGCCATTTTGTTGACTTCTTTCGGCCTGGTTAAGCCGGTATCATTAAATTTGCAATTGGCTAAACCTGTCTTTGTTATTCCTGACATTAGCCTTAAAGCCATATTGAACATTAGTGTTCCCTTATTTTTCCTGGTTATTGGCGTGCAGAACATTCAAGCGGTTGGCGTGCTTATGGCAGAAGGCTATAAACCGCCGATCAATGCCATGTATTTGGTTCCCAGTATCGGTGCTTTTATCAATGGTTTGGTTGGTGCTCATCCGGCTGTTACTGCCGGGCCAAGTACAGCAATTTGTTCCAGCTCGGCCGCTGGGGAAAGAAAAGATATGCGGTTTATTGCGGCATTTTTTGAGGGGGTATTCTGGTTTTTATTTGCGCTTTCCGCAAAAGTGGCTATAGACGCGGTCAAACTTGTTCCGTCTGAATTTACCGCCGTATTGGCAGGACTTGCAATGTTTGACGTGTTTGGCAGCGCCTTTAAAGGCGCCTTCTCCGGTCAGTTCCGGTCGGGTGCGGTTGTAGCCTTTTTCGTCGCTATTACCAATTTGTCGATCTTGAATATTGGTGCTCCTTTCTGGGCTATTATTTTTGGGGTTTTAACTTCGCTATTATTAGAAAAAAATGATTTTAAATTCGCTAATGGTAATAATGGAAAGTAG